The Candidatus Thermokryptus mobilis genome includes a region encoding these proteins:
- a CDS encoding cytochrome c maturation protein CcmE domain-containing protein: MKIKIIVGSVLIAVFIIFGAYSFMESNVKYVTIEEAKKTAKKVQIVGEWVRDKESYYDARLNQFVFYLKDDNGEIVKVVHKGPRPNNFEIASHVVVKGYYKDGKFESQEILTKCPSKYQSADALKKYQN, from the coding sequence ATGAAGATTAAGATCATCGTCGGCTCAGTTTTGATCGCTGTTTTTATAATTTTTGGAGCTTATTCTTTTATGGAAAGTAATGTTAAGTATGTGACGATAGAGGAAGCGAAAAAGACGGCTAAAAAGGTCCAAATCGTCGGCGAATGGGTAAGAGATAAAGAAAGTTACTATGACGCAAGGTTGAATCAGTTTGTCTTTTACCTCAAAGATGACAATGGCGAGATAGTTAAAGTAGTCCACAAGGGTCCAAGACCGAATAACTTTGAGATAGCGTCACATGTTGTGGTAAAGGGATATTACAAGGATGGAAAATTTGAGTCCCAAGAGATTTTAACGAAGTGTCCTTCAAAGTATCAATCAGCTGATGCACTTAAAAAATATCAAAATTAA
- a CDS encoding FlgD immunoglobulin-like domain containing protein, whose translation GWNMMIRATFAYTDTTRPNLVVGFFQNPIFSERLDVFVASQSKLNKNNLSGTLTQGSNVVNLVFQPVPNSNDKVFVDNNITLSSSGTIEIRVRGTAKYGFIYSDTAYTFNVQFLQSVSGGYIASTDGKMEVEFPRNSLKGDAYIIAFTGNSDVTNTEIENINSRFSQIYTVSPVGYELTSPAILKIYLDPVKISSIPIDELTIAYWDGTKWVGLNSIVSSNGEFITTEISRLGHFIVTRKSEVTMVELPRVEIPQKFELYQNYPNPFNPATSISFDLAEDVFVTLKIYNILGQEIRTLVSDFKPAGRYTIVWDGKDNKGNVVGSGIYLYKITAGKFTKTMKMVLAK comes from the coding sequence GCGGTTGGAATATGATGATTAGGGCAACCTTTGCTTACACTGATACGACGAGACCAAATCTTGTCGTCGGATTTTTCCAGAACCCAATCTTCAGCGAACGACTTGATGTTTTTGTCGCAAGTCAATCAAAACTTAATAAAAATAATCTTTCAGGAACTTTAACCCAGGGTTCAAATGTCGTTAATCTGGTCTTCCAACCGGTTCCAAACTCAAACGACAAAGTTTTCGTTGACAACAACATCACACTAAGCTCAAGCGGAACAATTGAGATACGTGTAAGGGGAACGGCAAAATATGGATTCATTTACTCCGATACCGCCTATACATTTAATGTTCAATTTCTCCAATCTGTTTCGGGTGGATATATTGCCTCAACGGATGGGAAAATGGAAGTTGAATTCCCGCGTAATTCTCTTAAAGGTGATGCATACATCATTGCCTTCACTGGAAACTCTGATGTCACAAATACGGAAATTGAGAATATAAACTCAAGGTTTAGTCAAATTTACACTGTTAGCCCCGTTGGATATGAATTGACGAGTCCAGCTATTTTAAAAATTTACCTTGACCCGGTGAAGATATCATCAATTCCGATTGATGAATTGACGATCGCCTATTGGGATGGGACAAAATGGGTTGGTTTAAACTCAATTGTTTCTTCAAATGGCGAATTCATCACGACTGAAATTAGCAGGCTTGGTCATTTCATAGTGACCCGCAAGAGCGAAGTCACAATGGTTGAACTTCCAAGAGTTGAGATACCGCAAAAATTTGAACTTTATCAAAACTATCCAAACCCGTTCAATCCAGCGACGAGCATCTCATTTGACTTAGCTGAAGATGTTTTTGTGACTCTAAAAATCTATAACATACTTGGTCAAGAGATCAGAACTCTTGTGAGTGATTTTAAGCCAGCAGGTAGGTATACGATCGTTTGGGATGGTAAAGATAATAAGGGAAATGTCGTTGGATCTGGGATTTATCTTTATAAAATCACGGCTGGGAAATTCACAAAGACAATGAAAATGGTTTTAGCAAAATAA
- a CDS encoding heme lyase CcmF/NrfE family subunit, with amino-acid sequence MVGRILIYIAFVSVLFATIGYYLGFKGRRNLIPKARLSYHISAVTVILASAFLLYLILTHQFQYTYVWSYSSTDLSTPLLISTFYAGQEGSFMLWTFYTSILGLFLMSYARRNGYEPEVMSVYSLVKVFLLLILIVKSPFEYIWETWPGQVHEGFVPPEGRGLNPLLQNFWMVIHPPIIFIGFASMAIPYSHAIVALLRREYLTWVKPAMPWTIFASLSLGAGIAIGGFWAYETLGWGGFWGWDPVENSSLVPWLIAVGTIHTMLVQKRTGAFARWNLGMSILAFILVLYSTFLTRSGILGDTSVHSFVDPGMWVYSLLISIMIVFSGIGFGLLFARRKEIPKVKVESDLLSREYNLFLASVLLVVIAGFVIAGTSSPIITKILEGKASAVDISYYNKTTLPLGIIMALLIGLAQVMWWRKTKPEALLKTLMFPTSASTIFTSILIIIGVREILMALFILTSSFAFFVNLRIAYKIARGNPKYIGASLTHVGVGLFLLGVIASTKYDKSQVLSLPKGQEVTAFGYKLTYIGNQKIDKERVAYNVKVEKDGDSFVAPLQMYFSEYNQGVMRHPYIFSLLNYDIFSNPKLPAFLIKNMLTNDLYLSPMSLEKSGVFNPHSTGELIILNKNQEKTIGGYTLKFIRFDMTPDDMAKMMSGQDFAIGAVIEVIYKGKKEQVIPKIYYRNNNPMPEPIKIGDKQLTFVNLNVEGGQIAVTFGDGAIDSEVKDEPTEVLVIEASVKPFINLVWFGVLVILAGFIVSMLRRISEVRR; translated from the coding sequence ATGGTAGGGAGAATTTTAATATACATTGCTTTCGTTTCGGTTCTTTTTGCAACGATAGGTTATTATCTCGGTTTCAAAGGTAGGAGGAATTTAATTCCAAAAGCGAGATTAAGTTATCACATTTCTGCGGTGACAGTTATCCTTGCGAGTGCTTTTTTGCTTTATCTTATTTTAACGCATCAATTTCAATATACATATGTTTGGAGTTATAGTTCAACTGACTTATCAACTCCTCTTTTGATCTCCACATTTTATGCTGGTCAGGAAGGCAGTTTCATGCTCTGGACATTTTATACTTCAATATTGGGTCTGTTTTTGATGAGCTATGCACGTCGGAATGGATATGAGCCTGAGGTTATGAGTGTTTACTCACTTGTTAAAGTTTTTCTTTTGTTGATATTGATAGTTAAAAGTCCGTTTGAGTATATTTGGGAGACATGGCCTGGTCAAGTTCATGAGGGTTTCGTTCCACCTGAGGGGCGAGGTTTGAATCCACTTTTGCAAAACTTTTGGATGGTTATTCATCCGCCGATAATTTTCATCGGTTTTGCTTCAATGGCGATACCTTACTCACACGCAATTGTTGCTCTTTTGAGGAGGGAATATCTGACTTGGGTTAAACCAGCAATGCCTTGGACTATATTTGCATCTTTGTCGCTTGGTGCAGGGATTGCTATAGGTGGCTTCTGGGCTTATGAAACGCTTGGCTGGGGTGGTTTCTGGGGCTGGGACCCCGTTGAAAATTCATCGCTTGTCCCGTGGTTGATAGCGGTTGGAACAATTCATACAATGCTTGTTCAGAAAAGAACGGGTGCCTTTGCAAGATGGAATCTCGGAATGTCAATCCTTGCCTTTATCCTTGTCCTTTATAGCACCTTCTTGACAAGAAGTGGAATTTTAGGAGATACATCGGTTCATTCATTCGTTGACCCTGGGATGTGGGTTTATTCACTTTTGATATCAATTATGATCGTGTTTTCCGGAATTGGATTTGGGCTTTTATTTGCAAGGAGAAAGGAGATACCCAAAGTTAAAGTTGAATCAGATCTCCTCTCTCGTGAGTATAATTTATTTCTTGCATCCGTCTTGCTTGTTGTCATAGCTGGATTTGTAATTGCTGGGACTTCATCGCCGATCATAACGAAGATTTTAGAGGGCAAGGCAAGTGCGGTTGATATTTCATATTATAACAAAACGACACTTCCTTTGGGGATAATCATGGCGCTTCTCATAGGACTTGCCCAAGTTATGTGGTGGAGAAAAACAAAGCCCGAGGCGCTTTTGAAAACGCTTATGTTCCCAACATCGGCATCAACGATTTTTACATCAATTTTAATCATAATTGGCGTAAGGGAAATTTTAATGGCGCTTTTCATCCTTACTTCTTCGTTTGCTTTCTTCGTTAATTTGAGGATTGCATATAAAATCGCCCGTGGGAATCCAAAATATATAGGTGCATCGTTGACACATGTCGGCGTTGGACTTTTTCTACTTGGTGTCATCGCATCAACAAAATATGACAAAAGCCAGGTTCTTTCACTTCCGAAGGGTCAGGAAGTTACCGCTTTTGGCTATAAACTCACCTACATCGGAAATCAGAAGATAGACAAAGAAAGGGTTGCGTATAATGTAAAGGTTGAAAAAGATGGCGATTCATTTGTTGCGCCTTTACAAATGTATTTCAGTGAGTATAATCAAGGGGTGATGCGACATCCGTATATTTTTAGCCTTTTAAACTATGATATTTTTAGCAACCCAAAACTTCCCGCTTTTTTGATTAAGAATATGCTGACGAATGACCTTTACCTTTCACCGATGAGTTTGGAGAAAAGTGGCGTATTCAATCCACATTCAACTGGGGAGTTGATCATACTCAACAAGAACCAAGAAAAAACGATAGGTGGGTATACGCTTAAATTCATCCGCTTTGATATGACACCAGATGATATGGCGAAGATGATGAGCGGTCAAGATTTTGCAATTGGTGCTGTCATAGAGGTAATCTACAAGGGGAAAAAAGAGCAAGTCATACCTAAGATTTATTACAGAAATAATAATCCAATGCCTGAGCCAATTAAAATTGGCGATAAGCAATTGACATTCGTCAATTTAAATGTTGAAGGTGGTCAAATAGCTGTGACTTTTGGAGATGGAGCGATTGATTCGGAAGTTAAAGACGAGCCAACGGAGGTTCTTGTCATAGAAGCGAGTGTTAAGCCGTTTATAAACCTCGTTTGGTTCGGTGTTCTTGTTATACTTGCCGGTTTCATCGTCTCAATGTTGAGGAGGATATCTGAGGTTAGGAGATAA
- the hypE gene encoding hydrogenase expression/formation protein HypE, with translation MASEFNLNCPTPISNYDKILLGHGSGGKLTSELIKNIFLPAFENPYLAELGDQAVINLNGLKIAFTTDSYVVNPIFFPGGDIGELAVNGTVNDLAVGGAKPLFISAGFILEEGFSISDLCKIVESMKKACARAGVILVTGDTKVVEKGKGDKIFINTSGIGIIEKEIEISPRKVKPGDKILINGPIGLHGIAILSKREGIEFEVEIESDTAPLNSLVEDILSVSENIHWMRDPTRGGVSSALNELAQSAKLGVEIWESEIPIPEPVKAACEMLGLDPLYVANEGKLIAVVSNEDAEKVLEAMRANPLGKEAQMIGEITDEHPSVVLMKTLVGGKRVVDMLAGEQLPRIC, from the coding sequence ATGGCGAGCGAATTTAACTTGAATTGCCCCACTCCAATTTCAAATTACGACAAAATTTTACTCGGGCATGGAAGCGGTGGAAAATTAACATCCGAGTTGATCAAAAACATCTTCCTCCCGGCTTTTGAAAATCCATATCTCGCTGAACTCGGAGACCAAGCGGTGATAAACTTGAATGGTTTAAAAATCGCTTTTACAACGGACTCTTATGTTGTCAATCCTATTTTCTTCCCTGGTGGTGATATAGGGGAACTTGCTGTAAATGGAACTGTAAATGACCTTGCTGTTGGTGGAGCAAAACCGCTTTTCATAAGTGCCGGTTTCATACTTGAAGAGGGTTTCTCTATTTCCGACTTGTGCAAAATAGTTGAAAGTATGAAAAAAGCTTGTGCTCGCGCTGGTGTAATTTTGGTCACTGGTGATACTAAAGTTGTTGAAAAAGGTAAAGGTGATAAAATTTTCATCAATACCTCGGGCATTGGAATCATTGAAAAAGAAATTGAAATCTCACCAAGGAAAGTGAAACCTGGGGATAAAATTTTAATCAATGGACCGATAGGGCTCCATGGAATAGCAATACTTTCAAAACGAGAGGGGATAGAATTTGAAGTTGAAATTGAAAGTGACACCGCTCCTTTAAACTCCCTCGTTGAAGATATTTTATCTGTAAGTGAAAATATCCACTGGATGCGTGACCCGACGCGCGGAGGTGTATCAAGCGCTTTGAATGAACTGGCGCAATCAGCTAAACTTGGCGTTGAAATATGGGAATCGGAAATTCCTATACCAGAGCCAGTGAAAGCAGCTTGTGAAATGCTCGGGCTTGATCCACTTTATGTGGCAAATGAGGGGAAGTTGATCGCGGTCGTCTCAAACGAAGATGCGGAAAAAGTTCTTGAGGCAATGAGAGCTAATCCCCTTGGAAAAGAAGCGCAAATGATAGGTGAGATAACGGACGAGCACCCCAGCGTTGTCCTTATGAAAACACTTGTTGGTGGGAAAAGAGTGGTTGATATGCTCGCTGGGGAACAATTACCAAGAATTTGTTAA
- a CDS encoding HypC/HybG/HupF family hydrogenase formation chaperone, whose amino-acid sequence MCLGIPGRIIEIFDENGLKMGKVDFGGVVKTVCLEYIPDAQVGDYTVVHVGFGISKLNEQEAKEMLFYLEKMGFLKNELGD is encoded by the coding sequence ATGTGCCTCGGGATTCCAGGGAGAATAATTGAGATTTTTGATGAGAACGGATTAAAGATGGGGAAAGTTGACTTCGGGGGTGTTGTGAAAACAGTTTGCCTTGAATATATTCCAGACGCCCAAGTAGGTGATTATACAGTCGTGCATGTCGGATTCGGGATAAGCAAGTTAAACGAGCAAGAAGCAAAAGAGATGCTTTTTTATCTTGAAAAGATGGGATTTCTGAAAAATGAACTCGGCGATTGA
- a CDS encoding cytochrome c biogenesis protein: MIWKILLGVYMALITVLAFTIPIGFIPGLGERARIIFLHVPSAWLSVIAFFVSMLYGIKYLNSRDIVNDVKSSASAEIGFLFCFVTTVTGSIWAKFNWGSFWNWDPRETSIFVLLLIYGAYFVLRSAIDVEERKATLSAVYSIIAFVTVPFFIFIMPRIMPGLHPGSKGDPEGAGPVVTFKMDPNMRVLFFASLIGFTLVYFWVFKIRTKAEVLKIQIENKIYMEAEKNV; this comes from the coding sequence ATGATCTGGAAGATTTTGCTCGGAGTATACATGGCGTTGATAACTGTTCTTGCTTTTACAATTCCAATTGGTTTCATCCCTGGGCTTGGTGAGAGGGCAAGGATAATTTTCCTTCATGTGCCGTCTGCTTGGTTAAGTGTAATAGCTTTTTTCGTTTCAATGCTCTATGGGATAAAATATCTTAATTCAAGGGACATAGTTAATGATGTCAAATCATCGGCTTCGGCAGAAATTGGATTCCTGTTTTGTTTTGTGACGACGGTAACTGGTTCAATTTGGGCGAAGTTTAATTGGGGATCGTTTTGGAATTGGGACCCAAGAGAAACATCAATTTTTGTTTTGCTTTTAATTTACGGGGCTTATTTTGTCTTAAGGTCCGCAATTGATGTTGAAGAGAGAAAAGCGACTCTCTCTGCTGTTTATTCAATAATCGCTTTTGTCACAGTTCCATTTTTTATCTTCATAATGCCGAGAATAATGCCCGGGCTTCATCCCGGTTCAAAGGGTGACCCAGAAGGAGCAGGTCCAGTTGTGACTTTTAAGATGGACCCAAATATGAGAGTTCTTTTCTTTGCTTCACTTATCGGGTTTACACTTGTTTATTTTTGGGTTTTTAAAATTCGCACCAAAGCCGAGGTCTTGAAAATTCAAATTGAAAATAAAATTTATATGGAGGCAGAGAAAAATGTATGA
- a CDS encoding heme exporter protein CcmB — protein MKDLKSELRTRYALNALFMFVVVTISVILFSTAGESLGGTLLSGLLWVVIFFSAMSGLSRTFVSEEDRGTVMFLQLATRPSAVYFGKLLFNLALITGLNVFIVITYIFTMENFKVKSFDVFLICLFLGGVGLASASTIIAAIIAKANTKGTLYPVLSFPVLLPLLMTTINMTQLSIEGATLAEASGHLRILLSYSIVVITASYLLFDYIWKE, from the coding sequence TTGAAGGATTTGAAATCCGAGCTTAGGACGAGATATGCCCTTAATGCTTTGTTTATGTTTGTTGTCGTGACGATCTCGGTGATTTTGTTTTCAACCGCTGGTGAATCTCTCGGAGGGACATTACTTTCTGGGTTGCTTTGGGTAGTTATTTTTTTCTCTGCTATGTCAGGACTTTCAAGGACATTCGTGAGCGAAGAGGATAGAGGGACGGTTATGTTTCTTCAACTTGCAACTAGACCTAGCGCAGTTTATTTCGGGAAATTGCTTTTTAATCTTGCTTTGATAACAGGGCTTAATGTTTTCATCGTGATAACTTATATTTTTACGATGGAAAATTTCAAAGTGAAAAGCTTTGATGTCTTTTTAATTTGTCTTTTCCTTGGTGGTGTTGGGCTTGCCTCAGCTTCAACTATAATTGCTGCTATCATAGCGAAGGCGAATACGAAGGGAACGCTTTATCCAGTCCTTTCCTTTCCGGTTTTATTGCCGTTGCTTATGACGACGATTAATATGACGCAACTTTCAATTGAAGGAGCAACGCTTGCCGAAGCAAGCGGACATCTTAGAATTTTGCTCTCTTATTCAATTGTCGTTATCACTGCGTCCTATCTTTTGTTTGATTATATATGGAAGGAATAA
- a CDS encoding CcmD family protein: MYEFLEKNSIYLVLVIALIVWLSVFGYLLRLDMRLKKIEDELLKIENKEGGER, translated from the coding sequence ATGTATGAATTCCTTGAAAAGAACTCAATTTATCTTGTCCTTGTCATAGCGCTTATCGTCTGGTTATCCGTTTTCGGTTATCTTTTGAGATTGGACATGAGGTTGAAAAAAATAGAGGATGAACTTTTAAAGATTGAAAACAAAGAGGGAGGTGAGAGATGA
- the hypD gene encoding hydrogenase formation protein HypD — protein MKFIDEYRDSKLVKAYLEKIYEITTREWTIMEICGGQTHTIIKYGIDELLPDKINIVHGPGCPVCVTPIEIIDKAIEIASTPGVIFCSFGDMLRVPGSNKDLFTVKSEGADIRIVYSPLDAVKIAMKNPDKKVIFFAIGFETTAPANAMAVWRAKELGLKNFFVLVSHVRVPPAIVTILESPWNMINGFIAAGHVCTVMGYEEYEPIAKKYKVPIVVTGFEPVDIVQGIFMLIKQLEEGRFEVENQYTRSVRREGNIPAKELIFKVFKISDMKWRGIGLIPESGFKLKDEFSEFDAEKAFGGISEIKTEESSLCISGYVLQGVKKPSECPAFGTICTPLNPLGAPMVSSEGACAAYYNYGRIKT, from the coding sequence ATGAAGTTCATAGATGAATACCGAGATTCAAAACTAGTCAAAGCGTATCTTGAGAAGATATATGAGATAACAACACGCGAATGGACGATAATGGAGATATGCGGTGGGCAAACGCACACGATTATAAAATATGGAATTGATGAATTATTGCCGGATAAAATTAACATCGTTCATGGTCCGGGTTGTCCTGTATGCGTCACACCGATTGAAATAATTGATAAAGCAATTGAAATTGCTTCAACGCCTGGGGTGATATTTTGTTCATTTGGGGATATGCTCAGAGTCCCCGGGTCAAATAAAGACCTGTTCACAGTCAAGTCCGAGGGTGCAGATATTAGGATTGTTTATTCACCGCTTGATGCCGTAAAAATAGCGATGAAAAACCCCGACAAAAAAGTTATTTTCTTTGCTATCGGTTTTGAGACAACAGCACCAGCAAATGCTATGGCAGTGTGGAGAGCGAAAGAACTTGGCTTAAAAAATTTCTTCGTTCTTGTCTCCCATGTTCGTGTTCCACCAGCGATCGTAACCATACTTGAGTCACCTTGGAATATGATAAACGGCTTCATTGCTGCAGGTCATGTTTGCACTGTGATGGGATATGAGGAATATGAACCGATAGCAAAGAAATATAAAGTTCCGATTGTCGTCACGGGCTTTGAGCCGGTTGACATAGTGCAGGGAATTTTTATGCTGATTAAACAACTTGAGGAAGGACGATTTGAAGTTGAAAATCAATATACCCGTTCTGTCAGGCGTGAAGGGAACATACCAGCAAAGGAATTAATTTTTAAAGTTTTCAAAATTTCAGATATGAAATGGCGAGGGATTGGACTAATACCTGAGAGTGGTTTTAAACTTAAAGATGAATTCTCTGAATTTGACGCCGAAAAAGCGTTTGGTGGTATATCGGAGATAAAAACTGAAGAATCTTCACTTTGCATAAGTGGTTATGTTTTGCAAGGCGTGAAAAAACCGAGTGAATGTCCCGCGTTCGGGACCATATGTACACCACTTAATCCACTTGGGGCACCTATGGTTTCATCAGAAGGAGCTTGCGCAGCTTACTACAATTATGGAAGAATAAAAACTTAA